A genomic stretch from Bacterioplanes sanyensis includes:
- a CDS encoding cation diffusion facilitator family transporter yields MERHARLVKRAATASLLVALTLLLSKLLAWWFSDAVSVLSSLLDSMMDIVASGINFIAVRYALVPADHDHPFGHTKAEGLAALLQSAFIFGSACLLLLQVVDRLLNPQPLQALTFSVAVMAFSMLLTGALVAYQRWVVRQTQSLAVRSDSAHYMSDLLANLAVIVALVATAYGHYWLDPVVALVVVLLLLYSVYGIVRSALAVLMDKALAEEDEQRLGQLILAVDGVHGFHELRTRQAGSVQFIQLHLDLDGQQTLNHAHAIGDEVERRIRSAFPRAEVLIHHDPV; encoded by the coding sequence GTGGAACGACATGCGCGCTTGGTCAAACGCGCCGCGACAGCATCGCTGTTGGTGGCGCTGACGCTGCTGTTGAGCAAGCTGTTGGCCTGGTGGTTCAGTGATGCCGTCAGTGTATTATCGTCGCTGCTCGATTCGATGATGGACATCGTCGCCTCTGGCATTAATTTTATAGCTGTGCGCTATGCCTTAGTGCCTGCCGATCATGATCATCCGTTTGGTCACACTAAGGCGGAAGGGCTGGCTGCCCTGTTGCAGTCGGCGTTTATTTTTGGCTCCGCGTGTTTGTTGTTGTTGCAGGTGGTGGATCGGTTATTAAATCCACAGCCGCTGCAGGCATTGACTTTCAGTGTCGCGGTGATGGCATTTTCGATGCTGCTGACAGGCGCCTTGGTGGCGTATCAGCGCTGGGTCGTGCGCCAAACACAGTCGCTGGCGGTGCGTTCCGATTCGGCCCACTACATGAGCGACTTACTCGCTAACTTGGCCGTTATCGTGGCATTGGTGGCGACAGCCTATGGCCATTACTGGCTCGACCCTGTGGTGGCGTTAGTGGTGGTATTGCTGCTGTTGTACAGCGTGTATGGCATTGTTCGTTCGGCGTTGGCGGTATTAATGGATAAGGCATTGGCAGAAGAGGATGAACAGCGCTTGGGGCAGTTGATTTTGGCCGTGGACGGTGTGCATGGTTTTCATGAATTACGCACCCGCCAAGCGGGCAGCGTGCAGTTTATTCAGTTGCACTTGGATCTCGATGGCCAGCAAACCCTCAATCATGCTCATGCGATTGGTGATGAAGTAGAGCGCCGCATTCGCTCCGCGTTTCCGCGCGCTGAAGTGCTGATACACCACGACCCAGTATGA
- a CDS encoding response regulator: MPVKNALVVDDSKSARLMLQRLLSRMNVQVDLVESAEAALKFLETQSPDVIFMDHMMPGMDGLEATQLIKANPKTAAIPTIMYTSKEGDDYVQEARSHGAHGVLPKPANQEAVMAVMAALDAPAANDEKPNNNIALAEVDRLVQRQLKRALTEAKGEIAAGLDSTTQQLQQAQHHELERLQQNLQTTLQQELVQQLTPEALFAKTQKQQQRVAIQVAKQMSERQSERLLLQLQQSEERQQQALQQLQAQQQQQLKRAMMVASVAGTVLGATIAIVISALI; this comes from the coding sequence ATGCCTGTTAAAAATGCCCTGGTGGTGGACGATTCCAAATCGGCCCGTTTGATGCTGCAACGTCTGCTAAGTCGCATGAATGTGCAGGTTGACCTGGTAGAAAGCGCTGAGGCCGCACTCAAGTTTTTGGAAACGCAAAGCCCGGACGTCATCTTTATGGATCATATGATGCCAGGCATGGACGGCTTGGAAGCCACCCAACTGATTAAAGCCAACCCCAAAACGGCCGCCATTCCGACCATCATGTACACCTCCAAAGAAGGTGACGACTACGTGCAAGAAGCGCGCTCCCACGGCGCACACGGGGTACTGCCCAAACCCGCTAACCAAGAAGCCGTTATGGCGGTGATGGCCGCGCTGGACGCCCCTGCAGCCAACGATGAAAAACCAAACAACAACATCGCTCTGGCAGAAGTCGACCGCTTGGTACAACGGCAATTAAAACGTGCATTAACGGAAGCCAAAGGCGAAATTGCCGCTGGACTCGACAGCACGACACAGCAGCTGCAACAAGCACAGCACCACGAACTGGAGCGTTTACAGCAAAATTTACAGACCACGCTGCAGCAAGAGTTGGTCCAACAACTGACGCCAGAAGCCCTGTTCGCCAAAACGCAGAAACAACAACAGCGTGTGGCCATTCAAGTGGCCAAACAGATGTCCGAGCGACAAAGTGAACGTTTGCTGCTGCAACTGCAGCAGTCCGAAGAGCGCCAGCAACAAGCTCTGCAGCAGCTGCAAGCACAGCAACAACAACAGCTGAAGCGTGCGATGATGGTTGCCAGTGTTGCAGGCACCGTATTGGGTGCGACCATTGCCATTGTCATCAGCGCGTTGATTTGA
- the cysK gene encoding cysteine synthase A, with translation MKVYDDISQSIGNTPLVRIRHLTDHPHVYAKLENRNPAHSVKCRIGANMIWQAEQDGLLKPGMEIVEPTSGNTGIALAFVGAARGYKVTLTMPETMSIERRKVMKALGANLVLTEGPKGMKGAVEKAEQLLAEAPEQRIMLQQFSNPANPAIHEKTTGPEIWQDTDGKVDIFVAGVGTGGTVSGVSRYLKQHKAITAVAVEPTDSAIISQRLRGEDITPAPHKIQGIGANFIPDNLDLDILDRVENVSNDDAMAMAHELMSKEGILAGISCGAAMHATLRIAAEPDNKDKVIVVVLPDSGERYLTSPLFAGMFDND, from the coding sequence ATGAAGGTATATGACGACATCAGTCAGTCGATTGGCAACACTCCTTTGGTGCGCATTCGCCACCTGACTGACCATCCCCATGTTTACGCCAAGCTGGAAAATCGCAATCCAGCGCACTCGGTGAAATGCCGCATCGGCGCCAATATGATTTGGCAGGCTGAGCAAGACGGTCTGTTAAAACCGGGCATGGAAATCGTCGAGCCAACCAGCGGCAATACCGGCATCGCGCTGGCCTTCGTCGGCGCCGCCCGTGGCTACAAGGTCACCCTAACCATGCCAGAAACCATGAGCATTGAACGTCGCAAAGTGATGAAGGCACTGGGCGCAAACCTGGTACTGACGGAAGGTCCAAAAGGTATGAAAGGTGCGGTCGAAAAAGCCGAGCAACTGCTGGCTGAAGCACCGGAGCAGCGCATCATGCTGCAACAGTTCAGCAACCCTGCCAACCCTGCTATTCACGAAAAAACCACTGGCCCCGAAATCTGGCAGGACACCGATGGCAAAGTGGATATTTTTGTCGCCGGTGTCGGCACCGGTGGCACGGTGAGCGGTGTATCTCGCTATTTAAAACAGCACAAAGCCATTACCGCGGTAGCGGTCGAGCCAACAGACTCGGCGATTATTAGCCAACGTTTGCGCGGTGAAGACATCACTCCGGCACCGCACAAAATTCAGGGTATCGGCGCCAACTTTATTCCTGACAACCTCGACCTGGACATTCTTGACCGGGTAGAAAACGTCAGCAACGACGACGCCATGGCCATGGCCCATGAACTGATGTCAAAAGAAGGCATTTTGGCTGGCATTTCTTGCGGTGCCGCCATGCACGCAACGCTGCGCATTGCCGCCGAACCGGACAACAAAGACAAAGTGATTGTGGTGGTGCTGCCAGATTCCGGTGAACGCTACCTCACATCGCCGTTGTTTGCAGGTATGTTCGACAACGACTGA
- a CDS encoding alpha-ketoglutarate-dependent dioxygenase AlkB family protein, which yields MFTTPVTLLDGLLEYYPAAIEQADLWQHQLRETVPWQQDTITIYGRQQRIPRLQSWHGDDDALYQYSGTYLIPKPWTTELLALKAMLPPFGLSRCNSVLCNLYRSGQDSMGWHSDDEPELDTQSPIVSISLGCERDFAVRRRGETRMHSKLRLQHGSVLVMQPAFQQYWQHSLPKRATVHGERINLTFRAVCNRVVSA from the coding sequence GTGTTCACTACGCCCGTCACTCTGCTCGATGGCTTGCTGGAATATTATCCAGCGGCTATCGAGCAAGCCGACTTATGGCAACATCAGCTGCGCGAAACAGTGCCGTGGCAACAAGACACCATCACGATTTACGGTCGCCAGCAGCGCATACCGCGACTGCAGTCCTGGCATGGCGATGACGACGCGCTGTACCAATACTCAGGCACCTACTTAATTCCCAAACCCTGGACTACGGAACTGTTGGCATTAAAAGCGATGCTGCCGCCATTCGGTTTGAGCCGTTGCAACAGCGTCTTGTGCAATTTGTATCGCAGCGGACAAGACAGCATGGGCTGGCACAGTGATGATGAGCCCGAGCTGGATACCCAGTCACCCATTGTGTCCATCAGCCTCGGCTGTGAGCGCGACTTTGCCGTGCGCCGGCGCGGGGAAACACGCATGCACAGCAAGCTGCGATTACAACACGGCAGTGTGCTGGTGATGCAACCGGCGTTCCAGCAGTATTGGCAGCACAGTTTACCCAAGCGGGCTACCGTGCACGGCGAGCGCATTAACCTCACCTTTCGGGCCGTTTGCAATCGCGTAGTCAGTGCCTAA
- the choX gene encoding choline ABC transporter substrate-binding protein, translating to MKKLIVLFAMLVPAFSWSQCQSVRFAQVDWTDVQATTAVAAEILQRLDYQVQVDEMSVPQVYESLANGSADVFLGNWMPSMEPIIAPYQQQGRVTVLAENLNGAKYTLAVPDYVYQGGVRSFADLARFKDRFRGRIHGLEKGNDGNALLLQMIDKNDFGLAGFNLLQLPERLMLRQVERHIREQQWIAFLAWAPHPMNNQFNIKYLAGGDEYFGPNYGGATVHTNVRAGFAQDCPNVARLLNNLTFDLKMEGQMMDMILNQFVPADRAVRAWMHKNPQTVARWLNGVTTQAGQPANAEQLSAAMKLTIDH from the coding sequence AACTCATCGTTTTATTTGCAATGCTGGTGCCGGCATTCAGCTGGTCACAATGTCAATCTGTGCGTTTTGCGCAAGTCGATTGGACCGATGTGCAAGCGACCACAGCAGTGGCTGCGGAAATCTTGCAACGTCTGGATTATCAGGTGCAGGTGGACGAAATGTCCGTGCCGCAAGTGTATGAATCGCTGGCGAATGGCTCTGCCGATGTCTTTTTGGGGAACTGGATGCCGAGTATGGAGCCCATCATTGCTCCGTACCAACAGCAAGGGCGTGTGACCGTGCTGGCTGAAAATCTTAACGGCGCCAAATACACACTGGCCGTGCCAGATTATGTGTACCAAGGCGGGGTGCGTAGCTTTGCCGATCTGGCACGCTTTAAAGACCGCTTTAGAGGTCGCATACACGGGCTGGAAAAAGGCAATGACGGTAACGCGCTGTTATTGCAGATGATCGACAAAAACGATTTTGGCTTGGCGGGATTTAATTTATTGCAATTGCCTGAGCGATTGATGTTGCGCCAGGTCGAACGTCATATTCGCGAACAACAGTGGATCGCCTTTTTAGCTTGGGCACCGCATCCGATGAATAATCAATTTAACATTAAATACTTGGCCGGTGGCGACGAATACTTCGGTCCAAATTATGGCGGTGCCACGGTACACACTAATGTGCGTGCCGGCTTTGCACAGGACTGCCCCAATGTTGCTCGGCTGCTGAATAACCTGACCTTTGACCTGAAAATGGAAGGTCAGATGATGGACATGATTTTAAATCAGTTTGTGCCTGCTGATCGCGCCGTGCGTGCTTGGATGCATAAAAACCCACAGACGGTGGCGCGTTGGCTCAATGGGGTGACCACTCAAGCAGGCCAGCCGGCAAATGCAGAGCAATTGTCGGCGGCCATGAAATTAACCATCGATCACTGA
- a CDS encoding tetratricopeptide repeat protein, with protein MIRVALIVVAIALSGCAATTPLIVAEAGGHQIARKDEDRKVRAAAALKEEPDLLTYSVDAIVRGKTEEAVATYMKGYSAPDYSQNMKSLALYQVALLYMNRYNDQRDDDKARAYLQQHSIEFPASRLKPRIDKRLSILNQRAQDPVDLSAKQLLKRVDRKQLLLQQDIPFDAQLTPMSERAITQERVADAETVYLILYDNKASSAHMRAKALYQLGLIYMSPYNRHGNNDKALAYFRKISQEFPDTEIAQQASKRINTLINRQ; from the coding sequence ATGATCAGAGTTGCCCTTATTGTCGTCGCCATTGCGCTGTCTGGATGCGCGGCAACCACCCCGCTCATCGTGGCAGAAGCCGGTGGGCATCAAATTGCCCGGAAAGATGAAGATCGCAAAGTGCGCGCCGCCGCGGCGTTAAAAGAAGAGCCCGACCTACTGACGTATTCCGTTGATGCAATTGTCCGCGGCAAAACGGAAGAAGCCGTAGCGACTTACATGAAAGGCTATTCTGCCCCCGACTACAGCCAAAATATGAAATCGCTGGCGCTGTATCAGGTGGCGTTGTTGTATATGAACCGCTACAACGATCAGCGCGATGACGACAAAGCACGAGCTTATCTGCAACAGCACAGCATTGAATTTCCAGCGTCTCGATTGAAACCGCGCATCGATAAACGCCTGTCGATTCTTAACCAGCGCGCCCAGGATCCGGTCGATTTAAGCGCCAAACAATTGCTCAAACGCGTTGATCGCAAACAGCTGTTGCTGCAGCAAGACATTCCGTTTGACGCGCAGCTAACGCCAATGAGCGAACGGGCCATTACCCAAGAACGCGTCGCTGATGCCGAGACGGTGTATCTGATTTTGTACGATAACAAAGCCTCGTCAGCGCACATGCGTGCCAAAGCCTTGTATCAGCTCGGACTCATTTATATGAGCCCTTATAATCGTCACGGCAATAACGACAAAGCGCTGGCTTACTTTCGCAAAATCTCGCAGGAATTCCCCGATACCGAGATCGCGCAGCAAGCCAGCAAACGCATCAACACATTGATCAACCGTCAGTGA